The Desulfurobacterium sp. TC5-1 genome segment AACTACTTGAATGGGCAGAAGTTTACGGGAACTTCTACGGAACACCAAAAGATAAAGTTTTAAAAGCGTTAAACGAAGGAAAAGATGTCCTTCTTGACATAGACACGCAGGGGGCTTTGCAGGTAAAGAAAAATTATCCGGAAGCGGTTCTGATATTCATACTTCCACCATCCCTAAAAGAACTTGAACGGAGACTGAGAAGCAGAGGAACGGAAGATGAGGAAACAATTGAAAAGAGGTTACTAATAGCAAGAAGGGAATTAAGTCTTGCAACCAGATATGACTACATCATAATAAATGATAGGCTTCAAGAGGCTTTTGAAAAGCTTAAATCAATTGTAACTGCTGAAAGGTGGAAAACCCAAAGAGTAAAAGAGCACTTTTCCGAACTCATAAATGACAGAGAGATGCTCCAGCTGCTAAATACTTAATAACCGTTAGCGTGGCGGTACTAAAAGTTCTTTACGAACGTAGATAACTGTTGTTGTGTATTTTAGATACGGCTGTTTCAGAATAATAATCGTATTTCCATCTATAAACCTCACATACTTCGTTCCAACCACTGGAAGGTGAGAATAAATCACTTTATACTTTGAAACAAGTTGCCTGTAAAGAGAATCAAAATATGTTCGAGGATAAATCATTATTACTGACATTAGTAGCGACTTTTTATTAAAAATTGCCGTTACTTTTTCAATATACCTCAAACCGGTACTTTTAGGATTAATCTCATAAACATCTACATCCATACCCGGTAAAGGTTTCTCCTTTACCATCTCATATTTACTTGCCATTTGAGAATAAGATGCCTTCCCAAGTTCAAAACCAAGAGGCTTAGGATCCGCAAACGATGGAGCTACAAAAGTAAAAACCAGGAAAAGTGCCACACAGATAACTTTCATTCTTTCTCCTTATAACGGTTAAAAATAACCTTATAAACTATATTCAAAATAATACCAATCGGTTAAGAAATTTTCAACAGCTTATCTTTTTATCCCCCTGCCATTTAATATCAAGAACATTTGCTGTCATTGAATATAGCGCTGCATTAGAAATTTAGCAAACAAAATCATTAAGAAAAACTTAAACAAAAATAAAAACCCCCTGCAATGCAGGGGGTAAAACAACTTTCCAAACGTTAATTTTTATTATTCCTTACTTTCCGCGTCAGCCTCTACTTCTTTAATTTCAGCAAGCTCAATAAGTTTATCGAGAGCCTTTTGCCTTAAAACATCCTGCCTTACCATAGGAAGAAGCCCTCTCTCTTCAAGAGATTGCCTTGCTAAAACAGTATCACCGCCAAAAGCCATATCCGCAAGTCTTTCTATCTCTTTTTCAACATCTTCATCTGTAACCTCTATTCCTTCAAGCTCTGCAATCTTCTCAAGGAGGAGTTTAACCTTTACCGTCTTCTCTGCAGTAGGCTTAACCATCTCTGCTATTGTTTGTGGTGAAATCTGCTTAACATCAACCCCAAACTGCGCAAGCCTCATTATCTGATTCTCAGCCTGGGCCTGTATTTCCATCTTAAGTAAAGACACGGGAACAGGGATATCCACCTTCTTAAGAAGTTCTTCAACTATCTTATCTTCAACCTCTTCCTGCTGCCTGTCCGCTTCAGCTTTTTCAAGATCTTCTCTTATCTTTTTCTTGAGGTCCTCAACAGATTCAGCACCAAACTTTTTGGCAAACTCATCGTTAAGCTCAGGAAGGTTCTTCGCCTTTACAGAAAGAACTTTGAACTTAAGCGTAACATCTTTTCCTGCAGCATCTCCATACTTTTCATCTTCTGCAGCTCTAAAGGAAACTTCACCTTCATCACCTCTCTTTTTACCTACAATTGCCTCATCAACTTCAGGCCAGAGCTGATTTTCTCCAGTAACAGCAACAACGTTACCGCTCTTCTCTTCACCATCAATAATCGCCGTGTATTCAAGCTCTACAAGATCACCTTTTTCTACAGGTCTGTCAACCTCTTCAAATTTAGCCTCTCTGTTTAAAAGAGATTCTACAACCTTCTCAACATCTTTATCAGTTATCTTTCTTACAGTTTTTGTAACCTTCACTCCTTTATAATCTTCAGGCTTAATATCAATTTCCGGTTTAACTTCGAAAACAACAACACAATTTAGAGTGTTCTTCTTATCATCAAAGTTCAGCTCCTCTATTAGAGGTTCCGATATTACAGTTAAACCTGCATCCTTTATCGCACTGTCAAGCTCTTCTGGAACAAGAGCTCTTACAAGATTTTCTTCTATAAGATCCTTATACTGCTTCTTTATTATGTTTACCGGTGCCTTCCCGGGTCTAAAACCGGGAATCTTGGCACTCTTCCTTATCTCCTTGCAGATCTCATTTACTTCCTTCTCAACTTTCTCAGGCTCAAAAGAAATTTTAGCCTCGTAAACAACTCCCTCTCTCTTGTTCAACGTGCAAGCCATTTATAGTTCCTCCTTAGGATTTTCTTCTAACTCTTCCGGCAACTTTCAAAGGTAAACTCCACACCTTAGTAAAGGCAGCTCCGGCCTTGTGATCAAAAGCATCTTTCGGACTATATGTTGCTAAGTCTTCAAGATACATAGACTTCTCTGCACTTCTTCCGACAACGGTGGCATTACCTTTGAAAAGCTTAAATCTAACTTTACCGGTAATAAGCTTAGCTATATTGTTATTAAATGCATCAAGGGATTCCCTCAACGTTGTGAACCACAATCCGTTGTAAACAACTTCTGCGTAAGGATGTTTGATGTGAGTAATCTTATAGTGATATGTGAATCTGTCAAGAACGATACTCTCAAGCTCATCATAAGCCCTTATAAGCATAAGACCGGCAGGTGATTCGTAAACTTCCCTCGTTTTAATTCCCACCAGTCTGTTCTCAACCATATCAATTCTTCCGAAACCGTGCCTACCGGCAATCTCGTTTAAATCCCATATAAGCTTCCACAGCTCAGAATAAACTTTTCCGTTAAGTGCAACAGGCGTTCCCTCCTTAAACTCAATCTCAACATACTCAGGCTCGTCAGGTGCCTTAAGTGGTGAAGTCGTAAGAACGAAAGCATCTTCAGGGGGTTCTGTCTCAAGGTCTTCAAGGGGACCCGACTCTATCGCAACACCCCATAGGTTTCTGTCGTAAGAATAGGGTTTTTCCTTAGTGGCTACAACGGGAATTCCATGCTTTGCAGCGTACTCAATCTCTTCATCCCTTGATTTAAACTCCCACTCTCTAACAGGTGCAAGAACTTCAATATCAGGATCAAGTGCCCAGACAGAAGCCTCGAACCTCACCTGATCGTTACCTTTCCCCGTCGAACCGTGAGCAACATAATCGGCACCAACTTTGTGAGCAAGTTCAACAAGTTTTTTCGCTATAAGAGGCCTTGAAAGGGCAGAGAGCAAAGGATATTTACCCTCATAAAGAGCGCCAGCCCTC includes the following:
- the gmk gene encoding guanylate kinase, whose protein sequence is MMKGLLIVISAPSGTGKTTLVNMLMRSFPQIEFSISCTTRKPRPGEVDGKDYYFISLEEFERKIEKNELLEWAEVYGNFYGTPKDKVLKALNEGKDVLLDIDTQGALQVKKNYPEAVLIFILPPSLKELERRLRSRGTEDEETIEKRLLIARRELSLATRYDYIIINDRLQEAFEKLKSIVTAERWKTQRVKEHFSELINDREMLQLLNT
- the tig gene encoding trigger factor gives rise to the protein MACTLNKREGVVYEAKISFEPEKVEKEVNEICKEIRKSAKIPGFRPGKAPVNIIKKQYKDLIEENLVRALVPEELDSAIKDAGLTVISEPLIEELNFDDKKNTLNCVVVFEVKPEIDIKPEDYKGVKVTKTVRKITDKDVEKVVESLLNREAKFEEVDRPVEKGDLVELEYTAIIDGEEKSGNVVAVTGENQLWPEVDEAIVGKKRGDEGEVSFRAAEDEKYGDAAGKDVTLKFKVLSVKAKNLPELNDEFAKKFGAESVEDLKKKIREDLEKAEADRQQEEVEDKIVEELLKKVDIPVPVSLLKMEIQAQAENQIMRLAQFGVDVKQISPQTIAEMVKPTAEKTVKVKLLLEKIAELEGIEVTDEDVEKEIERLADMAFGGDTVLARQSLEERGLLPMVRQDVLRQKALDKLIELAEIKEVEADAESKE
- a CDS encoding argininosuccinate synthase codes for the protein MGKRVVLAYSGGLDTSVIVRWLTDRGFEVITYTADVGQGEELSEIEPKARMAGAVEAVIDDIKEEFAREYCMPLMRAGALYEGKYPLLSALSRPLIAKKLVELAHKVGADYVAHGSTGKGNDQVRFEASVWALDPDIEVLAPVREWEFKSRDEEIEYAAKHGIPVVATKEKPYSYDRNLWGVAIESGPLEDLETEPPEDAFVLTTSPLKAPDEPEYVEIEFKEGTPVALNGKVYSELWKLIWDLNEIAGRHGFGRIDMVENRLVGIKTREVYESPAGLMLIRAYDELESIVLDRFTYHYKITHIKHPYAEVVYNGLWFTTLRESLDAFNNNIAKLITGKVRFKLFKGNATVVGRSAEKSMYLEDLATYSPKDAFDHKAGAAFTKVWSLPLKVAGRVRRKS